One genomic window of Biomphalaria glabrata chromosome 9, xgBioGlab47.1, whole genome shotgun sequence includes the following:
- the LOC106071997 gene encoding zinc finger protein 454-like, with translation MEYNFTFELKNVIKKEMVEDNLSAPTSEEESPKLSCMSHCKSNCSLDLRNGMKEERNDTMFTPEVPGEEIDKLNSLSDMKQDISYEMRETSNLKHFQMQFEKLEQEKTFFKEEQKQHKENKCPTCLKVFQTSSKLKIHQVVHTGEKKFKCQICLKLFSTPSKLKSHHRVHTGEKPFQCQICLKAFSRSSSLKQHQKIHTGEKPFQCQICLKAFSLSSSLKQHQKVHTGEKPFQCQICLKAFSQYSHLKIHGLVHTGEKPFKCQICLKLFSTSSKLKSHRRLHTGEKPFQCQICLKAFSLSSSLKQHQKVHIGEKPFQCQICLIAFSQYSNLKQHQKVHIGEKPLQCQICLKAFSQYSNSKKHQVVQSSEEQYKCQICQEVFSQSLSFKQHLQIHNGEKLFQCQKCLRTFSHRSDVKRHQFVHSQNSKEELKCLTCNATLSSKLTLSIHLESHVNGKPLKCILCNNHFLSLQEIKNHLMIHI, from the exons ATGGAATACAATTTTACTTTTGaactaaaaaatgtaattaaaaaggaaatggtggAAGACAATTTGTCAGCCCCAACATCTGAAGAAGAATCTCCTAAGTTGTCTTGCATGTCACACTGCAAGTCAAACTGTTCTCTTGATCTGAGAAATGGGATGAAAGAAGAAAGGAATGACACAATGTTTACACCAGAAGTTCCAGGAGAAGAAATAGACAAGTTGAATTCATTGTCAGACATGAAACAGGACATTAGTTATGAAATGAGAGAAACATCAAATCTTAAACATTTCCAG atgcaaTTTGAAAAACTTGAgcaagaaaaaacttttttcaaagaagaacaaaaacaacataaagaaaataaatgtccAACATGTCTGAAAGTATTTCAAACATCTTCAAAGTTAAAAATACATCAGGTGGTCCATACAGgtgaaaagaaatttaaatgtcaaatatgtctgaaattattttcaacaccttcaaaattaaagtcacatCATCGAGTCCATacaggtgaaaaaccatttcaatgtcaaatatgtttgaAAGCTTTTTCTCGCTCATCAAGTTTAAAACAACATCAAAAGATCCATacaggtgaaaaaccatttcaatgtcaaatatgtttgaAAGCTTTTTCTCTCTCATCAAGTTTAAAACAACATCAAAAGGTCCATacaggtgaaaaaccatttcaatgtcaaatatgtttgaAAGCTTTTTCTCAGTATTCACATTTAAAGATACATGGGCTAGTCCATacaggtgaaaaaccatttaaatgtcaaatatgtctgaaattattttcaacatcttcaaaattaaagtcacatCGGCGACTCCATacaggtgaaaaaccatttcaatgtcaaatatgtttgaAAGCTTTTTCTCTCTCATCAAGTTTAAAACAACATCAAAAGGTCCATAtaggtgaaaaaccatttcaatgtcaaatatgtttgaTAGCTTTTTCTCAgtattcaaatttaaaacaacatcaaAAGGTCCATATAGGTGAAAAACCattacaatgtcaaatatgtttgaAAGCTTTTTCTCAGTATTCAAATTCAAAAAAACATCAGGTGGTCCAATCTAGTGAAGAACaatataaatgtcaaatatgtcaggaAGTATTTTCTCAGTCTTTAAGTTTTAAACAACACCTTCAGATTCATAACGGTGAAAAACTATTTCAATGTCAAAAATGTCTGAGAACATTTTCTCACAGATCTGATGTAAAAAGACATCAATTTGTACATAGCCAAAACTCAAAAGAGGAACTTAAATGTCTGACATGTAATGCCACTTTGTCCAGCAAGTTAACATTATCAATACACTTAGAGAGTCACGTTAATGGAAAGCCATTGAAATGTATTCTTTGCAATAACCATTTCTTATCCCTGcaagaaataaagaatcatTTAATGATacacatttaa
- the LOC106072010 gene encoding dermatopontin-like → MRILCIAFVTLAITSGTLAGYINAFDQPFTFSCPAKKIISYISSVHDNFYEDRLWEIHCRSEGQTSGCVNSDDYVNNFDNPVFFLCPGSKVLTGIESYHHDHYEDRRFKFQCCDVTERIPSNCYTTANMNEWDGKLTMLVPEGQAIVGVFSHHNDFYEDRLFSFRLCTL, encoded by the exons ATGAGAATCTTGTGTATTGCTTTCGTCACTTTGGCTATTACCAGCGGGACACTTGCGGGCTACATCAATGCTTTTGACCAACCTTTCACTTTCAGCTGTCCAGCGAAAAAAATTATCAGCTATATTTCCAGCGTCCATGATAACTTTTACGAAGACAGGCTGTGGGAAATTCACTGCAGGTCCGAAGGGCAAACGTCCGGCTGTGTCAATTCAG ACGATTACGTGAATAATTTCGACAACCCAGTATTCTTTCTTTGCCCTGGCAGCAAAGTTCTGACAGGTATTGAAAGCTATCACCACGACCACTATGAAGATCGTAGGTTCAAGTTCCAGTGCTGCGACGTGACTGAAAGAATCCCGAGCAATTGCTACACCACCGCGAACATGAACGAATGGGACGGCAAGCTGACCATGTTGGTACCAGAGGGTCAAGCCATCGTCGGAGTTTTCAGCCACCATAACGATTTCTACGAGGATAGGTTGTTCAGTTTTAGACTTTGTACTCTGTAG